The following coding sequences are from one Burkholderia stabilis window:
- a CDS encoding cysteine hydrolase family protein, whose translation MQHPTIRTLAGATAPTSIAAARTALLVIDFQNEYFSGRLPIPEGPRALGNAQRVIAFADRAGIPVFHVQHVDTADSPIFADGSDGFRFHADLQPAPHHAVVKKTSVSVFPTTDLDARLKAGGIDTLIVTGLMTHACVAGAARDAVPLGYAVIVVDDACATRDLDVADGGTVPHRDLHRATLAALSDTFGDVLTTAQVLALDVA comes from the coding sequence ATGCAACATCCGACCATCCGTACCCTGGCCGGCGCGACGGCGCCGACGTCGATCGCCGCCGCCCGCACCGCACTGCTGGTGATCGATTTCCAGAATGAATATTTCAGCGGCCGGCTGCCGATTCCGGAAGGGCCGCGCGCGCTCGGCAACGCGCAGCGCGTGATCGCGTTCGCCGACCGCGCGGGCATTCCGGTGTTTCACGTCCAGCACGTCGATACCGCCGACAGCCCGATCTTCGCCGACGGCAGCGACGGCTTCCGTTTCCACGCGGATTTGCAGCCGGCGCCGCATCACGCGGTGGTGAAGAAGACGTCGGTGAGCGTGTTCCCGACCACCGACCTCGACGCGCGCCTGAAAGCGGGCGGCATCGACACGCTGATCGTCACGGGCCTGATGACGCACGCGTGCGTCGCCGGCGCGGCACGTGATGCGGTGCCGCTCGGCTATGCTGTGATCGTCGTCGACGACGCATGCGCGACGCGCGACCTCGATGTCGCAGACGGCGGCACGGTGCCGCACCGCGACCTCCATCGCGCGACGCTGGCCGCGCTGTCGGACACGTTCGGCGATGTGCTGACGACCGCGCAGGTGCTGGCGCTCGACGTCGCCTGA
- a CDS encoding MFS transporter, whose protein sequence is MSRLDYKLLGPCLLAIAIDAMGFGLVYPMMSAIFSDPHAGILPADAGAHARNFYLGLGYGIYPLCMFFGSSLMGELSDRYGRRRILLLCVLGLAAGYAMMAAGAWHASVALLLAGRGLTGLMAGCQGIAQAAITDLSTPENKAYNMSIMSLAFSAGVIVGPVLGGVTSDRTISPLFDYGTPFVLVAALSLACAFWTWASYRDSAAPRGDTRIDPLLPLRIIWEAARQRNVAFLSVVFFLMQVGYGLYLQTIMLLLQAKFGYTSARLGLFSGVIGICFVFGLLFVVRLMLRVWRVIDIAKTGLLVAGLGQVLSALFPQEPVLWALAMVVGCFDMVAHTTMYTAFSDAVSEDRQGWALGVAGSVMAVAWVVTGALTNLLPVFGEIGLLLIGGAGFLLSFVMMVAYGRTQPGARTPALS, encoded by the coding sequence ATGTCCCGGCTCGATTACAAGCTGCTCGGCCCCTGTTTGCTCGCCATCGCGATCGACGCGATGGGGTTCGGGCTCGTCTATCCGATGATGTCCGCGATCTTCAGCGATCCGCACGCGGGCATCCTGCCGGCCGACGCCGGCGCGCACGCGCGCAATTTCTACCTCGGTCTCGGCTACGGGATCTACCCGCTGTGCATGTTCTTCGGCTCGTCGCTGATGGGCGAGTTGTCCGATCGCTACGGCCGCCGCAGGATCCTGCTGCTGTGCGTGCTCGGCCTCGCGGCCGGCTACGCGATGATGGCGGCCGGCGCGTGGCACGCGAGCGTCGCGCTGCTGCTGGCGGGCCGCGGGCTGACCGGCCTCATGGCCGGCTGCCAGGGCATCGCGCAGGCGGCGATCACCGACCTGAGCACGCCGGAGAACAAGGCGTACAACATGAGCATCATGTCGCTCGCGTTCAGCGCGGGCGTGATCGTCGGCCCCGTGCTCGGCGGCGTCACGTCCGACCGGACGATCTCGCCGCTGTTCGACTACGGCACGCCGTTCGTGCTCGTCGCCGCGCTGTCGCTGGCGTGCGCGTTCTGGACCTGGGCGTCGTACCGCGACTCGGCCGCACCGCGCGGCGACACGCGCATCGATCCGCTGCTGCCGCTGCGGATCATCTGGGAGGCCGCACGCCAGCGCAACGTCGCGTTCCTGTCGGTGGTGTTCTTCCTGATGCAGGTCGGCTACGGGCTCTACCTGCAGACCATCATGCTGCTGTTGCAGGCGAAGTTCGGCTATACGAGCGCGCGGCTCGGGCTGTTCAGCGGCGTGATCGGGATCTGCTTCGTGTTCGGCCTGCTGTTCGTCGTGCGGCTGATGCTGCGCGTGTGGCGCGTGATCGACATCGCGAAGACGGGCCTGCTCGTCGCCGGGCTCGGGCAGGTGCTGTCCGCGCTGTTCCCGCAGGAGCCCGTACTGTGGGCGCTAGCGATGGTCGTCGGCTGCTTCGACATGGTTGCGCATACGACGATGTATACGGCGTTCTCCGACGCCGTCAGCGAAGACCGGCAGGGCTGGGCGCTCGGCGTCGCGGGTTCGGTGATGGCCGTCGCGTGGGTCGTGACGGGCGCGCTGACGAACCTGCTGCCCGTATTCGGCGAGATCGGCCTGCTGCTGATCGGCGGCGCGGGCTTCCTGCTCAGCTTCGTGATGATGGTCGCGTACGGGCGCACGCAGCCGGGCGCGCGTACGCCCGCGCTGTCGTAG
- a CDS encoding LysR family transcriptional regulator: MRNRINEEITFRKLEVLLAFMEAGSLAKAAEALGVSTVSVHRALHTLEEGMHCALFRHEGRNLIPTDAALVLAEVAGEVLKTMTDGIRSTREAAGYGAGQLKIGSLYSLTIRTVPEVVIALKERRPELQAELVLGSNADLLDKLRQGAIDATLMALPDPDAEIESIALFQDEMFFAAPIDSPYAQRNAIDLDACRDVPFVSLGEGFATHHGFTEAFRAAGVTPNVVMRVGDIFSLINLVSGGVGCSLLPGRVRDLFAHKIALVPLAGPTIRQTIGLSFLHRRERDPNLLALATVCRLTVKGPNAR; this comes from the coding sequence ATGCGCAACCGCATCAACGAAGAGATCACGTTCCGCAAGCTCGAGGTGCTCCTCGCGTTCATGGAAGCCGGCAGCCTCGCGAAAGCCGCCGAAGCGCTGGGCGTCAGCACGGTGAGCGTGCATCGCGCGCTGCATACGCTCGAGGAAGGCATGCATTGCGCGCTGTTTCGTCACGAGGGGCGCAACCTGATTCCGACCGACGCCGCGCTGGTGCTCGCCGAAGTCGCGGGCGAAGTGCTCAAGACGATGACGGACGGGATTCGCTCGACGCGCGAAGCGGCCGGCTACGGCGCCGGGCAGTTGAAGATCGGCTCGCTCTATTCGCTGACGATCCGCACCGTGCCCGAAGTCGTGATCGCACTGAAGGAGCGCCGCCCCGAGTTGCAGGCCGAACTCGTGCTCGGCTCGAACGCCGACCTGCTCGACAAGCTCAGGCAGGGCGCGATCGACGCGACGCTGATGGCGCTGCCCGACCCGGACGCCGAGATCGAATCGATCGCGTTGTTCCAGGACGAGATGTTCTTCGCCGCGCCGATCGATTCGCCGTACGCGCAGCGCAACGCGATCGATCTCGACGCGTGCCGCGACGTGCCGTTCGTATCGCTCGGCGAAGGCTTCGCGACGCACCACGGCTTCACCGAAGCGTTCCGCGCGGCCGGCGTCACACCGAACGTCGTGATGCGCGTCGGCGACATCTTCTCGCTGATCAACCTCGTGTCGGGCGGCGTCGGCTGCTCGCTGCTGCCGGGCCGCGTACGCGACCTGTTCGCGCACAAGATCGCGCTCGTGCCGCTCGCCGGGCCCACGATCCGCCAGACGATCGGCCTGAGCTTCCTGCACCGGCGCGAACGCGACCCGAACCTGCTCGCGCTCGCCACCGTGTGCCGGCTGACGGTCAAGGGGCCGAACGCGCGGTGA
- a CDS encoding VOC family protein, which translates to MNDPVLGPIDQLGYVVANLDTSVARWRARHDLGPWTVFRNVRLDGRHLGEPVTVTMDVGLAYRGDLQIELIHVTNDSRSPYRDAHGQPLVGLHHVAWVVDDLDAALAQLTARGLRVVFEAHNPSTRVAYLDDADDPGVRVEIIEGAGMRDMIAHGISEARTWDGANPVRIIDVAAATA; encoded by the coding sequence ATGAACGACCCAGTCCTCGGCCCCATCGACCAGCTCGGCTACGTGGTCGCCAACCTCGACACCAGCGTCGCGCGCTGGCGTGCGCGCCACGATCTCGGCCCGTGGACCGTGTTCCGCAACGTGCGCCTCGACGGCCGCCATCTCGGCGAACCGGTGACGGTCACGATGGACGTCGGGCTCGCGTATCGCGGCGATCTGCAGATCGAACTGATCCACGTGACGAACGATTCGCGCTCGCCGTACCGCGACGCGCACGGGCAGCCCCTCGTCGGCCTGCATCACGTCGCGTGGGTCGTCGACGATCTCGATGCGGCGCTGGCGCAGCTCACCGCGCGCGGCCTGCGCGTCGTGTTCGAAGCGCACAACCCGTCCACGCGCGTCGCCTATCTCGACGACGCCGACGATCCCGGCGTGCGCGTCGAAATCATCGAAGGCGCCGGCATGCGCGACATGATCGCGCACGGCATCTCCGAAGCCCGCACATGGGACGGCGCCAATCCCGTCCGCATCATCGACGTGGCGGCCGCCACCGCGTGA
- a CDS encoding glucose 1-dehydrogenase yields MKRLEGKVALITGGARGQGEAEARRFVAEGARVVIADVLDDAGRRVAAELGDAAHFQHLDVTSESDWQAAIQATLAHFGRLDILVNNAAILKLVPIESCSLDDYRKVIDVNQVGCWLGMKSALAALKDAGGGSIVNVSSTAGMEGVAGGSAYVSSKFAVRGMTKAAALEFGRYGIRVNSVHPGGIDTVMARPPEYADFDPSSIYSGLPIARIGKPDEVASLVLFLASDESAYCTGSEFIVDGGMLAGSTFH; encoded by the coding sequence ATGAAACGACTCGAAGGCAAGGTGGCGCTGATCACGGGCGGCGCCCGCGGCCAGGGCGAAGCGGAAGCGCGCCGGTTCGTCGCCGAAGGCGCGCGCGTGGTGATCGCCGACGTGCTGGACGACGCCGGCCGGCGCGTCGCGGCCGAACTCGGCGACGCCGCGCATTTCCAGCATCTCGACGTGACGAGCGAAAGCGATTGGCAGGCGGCCATTCAGGCGACGCTCGCGCATTTCGGCCGGCTGGACATCCTCGTGAACAACGCGGCGATCCTGAAGCTCGTGCCGATCGAATCGTGTTCGCTCGACGACTATCGCAAGGTGATCGACGTGAACCAGGTCGGTTGCTGGCTCGGCATGAAATCGGCGCTTGCCGCGCTGAAGGATGCGGGCGGCGGCTCGATCGTCAACGTGTCGTCGACGGCCGGGATGGAAGGCGTCGCGGGCGGCAGCGCGTACGTGTCGAGCAAGTTCGCGGTGCGCGGGATGACGAAGGCCGCCGCGCTCGAATTCGGCCGCTACGGCATTCGCGTGAACTCGGTGCACCCGGGCGGCATCGATACGGTGATGGCGCGCCCGCCCGAGTACGCGGATTTCGATCCGTCGTCGATTTACAGCGGCCTGCCGATCGCGCGCATCGGCAAACCCGACGAGGTGGCCAGTCTCGTGCTGTTCCTCGCGTCCGACGAATCCGCGTATTGCACGGGGTCGGAATTCATCGTCGACGGCGGGATGCTCGCGGGCAGCACGTTCCACTGA
- a CDS encoding purine-cytosine permease family protein: protein MGEGRITQVESFGFERIPDASRYARPIDLFRLLFGGCNTFSTSVLGSFPVLVGLSFKAGVAAIVLGVLAGTCILAPMSLFGPRNGTSDPVSSGAHFGIHGRIVGSFLALLTSIAFFSLAVWSSGDALVGGAHNMVGVPVNGFTLGAAYMVFAVLVLIVCIYGFRFMLWVNKIAVWAASVLFVAGLFAFAGLFDVNYAGTLHQGSAGFWAAFVGAVLVALSNPVSFASTLGDWARYIPQHTPKHRVMGAVFAAQIATFVPFFFGLATATIIASKAPAFIASNDYVGGLLAISPRWFLLPMCLIAIIGGMSTGTTALYGTGLDVSSMFPRFLNRVRATLLIGTIAIAFIFVGRFWFNLVESVATFSTLIDTFSCPWMAIMVIGYVTRRGYYLADDLQVFNRGLHGGHYWFTHGWNVRAMGAWLPAAFVGLAFVNLPGQFVGPLGNLAGGLDLSVPVSLVIGGMLYFVLLTLYPEPDGVYGPHGRRFVRGGRQSARGAGAPAIQPKGY from the coding sequence ATGGGTGAAGGCAGGATTACGCAGGTCGAATCGTTCGGTTTCGAGCGCATTCCCGATGCATCGCGCTATGCGCGGCCGATCGATCTGTTCCGGTTGCTGTTCGGCGGCTGCAATACGTTTTCCACATCGGTGCTCGGCAGCTTTCCCGTGCTGGTCGGGCTGTCGTTCAAGGCGGGCGTCGCCGCGATCGTGCTCGGCGTGCTCGCCGGCACCTGCATCCTCGCGCCGATGAGCCTGTTCGGCCCGCGCAACGGCACGAGCGACCCCGTGTCGTCCGGCGCGCATTTCGGCATCCACGGCCGGATCGTCGGCTCGTTCCTCGCGCTGCTCACGTCGATCGCGTTCTTCTCGCTCGCGGTGTGGAGCTCGGGCGACGCGCTCGTCGGCGGCGCGCACAACATGGTCGGCGTGCCCGTCAACGGCTTCACGCTCGGCGCCGCCTACATGGTGTTCGCGGTGCTCGTGCTGATCGTGTGCATCTACGGCTTCCGCTTCATGCTGTGGGTCAACAAGATCGCCGTGTGGGCCGCGAGCGTGTTGTTCGTCGCGGGCCTGTTCGCGTTCGCCGGGCTGTTCGACGTCAACTACGCCGGCACGCTGCATCAGGGCAGCGCGGGCTTCTGGGCCGCGTTCGTCGGCGCGGTGCTGGTGGCGTTGAGCAATCCGGTGTCGTTCGCGTCGACGCTCGGCGACTGGGCGCGCTACATCCCGCAGCACACGCCGAAGCATCGCGTGATGGGCGCCGTGTTCGCCGCGCAGATCGCGACCTTCGTGCCGTTCTTCTTCGGCCTCGCGACCGCGACGATCATCGCGTCGAAGGCGCCCGCGTTCATCGCGTCGAACGACTACGTCGGCGGGCTGCTCGCGATCTCGCCGCGCTGGTTCCTGCTGCCGATGTGCCTGATTGCGATCATCGGCGGGATGTCGACCGGCACGACCGCGCTGTACGGCACGGGCCTCGACGTGTCGAGCATGTTCCCGCGCTTCCTGAACCGCGTGCGCGCGACGCTGCTGATCGGCACGATCGCGATCGCGTTCATCTTCGTCGGCCGCTTCTGGTTCAACCTCGTCGAGAGCGTCGCGACGTTCTCGACGCTGATCGATACCTTCAGTTGCCCGTGGATGGCGATCATGGTGATCGGCTACGTGACGCGCCGCGGCTACTATCTCGCCGACGACCTGCAGGTGTTCAACCGCGGGCTGCACGGCGGACACTACTGGTTCACGCACGGCTGGAACGTGCGCGCGATGGGCGCATGGCTGCCGGCCGCGTTCGTCGGGCTGGCGTTCGTGAACCTGCCGGGCCAGTTCGTCGGGCCGCTCGGCAACCTCGCGGGCGGGCTCGACCTGAGCGTGCCGGTGTCGCTGGTGATAGGCGGGATGCTGTACTTCGTGCTGCTGACGCTGTATCCGGAACCGGACGGCGTGTACGGCCCGCACGGGCGCCGCTTCGTGCGCGGCGGCCGGCAATCGGCGCGCGGCGCCGGTGCGCCGGCGATCCAGCCGAAGGGATACTGA
- a CDS encoding glutathione S-transferase family protein: MTSTHSLTFYTADTPNGHKVAIYLEEAALAHDRVHVNLSAGEQRSPAFLAINPNGKIPAIVDHDTGLAVFESGAILGYLAAKTGVLQPETLAERTAVQQWLHLQIGGIGPMLGQLWWFLRASKTVNVEAIDRYRNEAKRLYAVVNGRLSESAYLASSRYSIADIAAFPWLRTAAELDLDIAGYPHVERWLADIEARPAVQRGLIACRAPVAEQAH; this comes from the coding sequence ATGACATCGACTCACTCCCTCACGTTCTATACGGCCGACACGCCGAACGGGCACAAGGTCGCGATCTACCTGGAAGAGGCCGCGCTCGCGCACGATCGCGTGCACGTGAACCTGTCCGCCGGCGAGCAGCGCAGCCCGGCGTTTCTCGCGATCAACCCGAACGGCAAGATTCCGGCGATCGTCGATCACGACACCGGCCTGGCCGTGTTCGAATCCGGCGCGATCCTCGGCTATCTCGCCGCGAAGACGGGCGTTCTGCAACCCGAAACGCTGGCCGAGCGCACGGCGGTCCAGCAATGGCTGCACCTCCAGATCGGCGGCATCGGGCCGATGCTCGGCCAGCTGTGGTGGTTCCTGCGTGCATCGAAGACGGTCAATGTGGAAGCGATCGACCGCTATCGCAACGAGGCGAAGCGTCTCTATGCGGTCGTGAACGGCCGGTTGTCGGAATCCGCGTATCTCGCATCGTCGCGATACTCGATCGCCGACATTGCCGCGTTTCCGTGGTTGCGCACGGCGGCGGAGCTCGATCTCGACATCGCGGGCTATCCGCATGTGGAGCGCTGGCTGGCCGACATCGAAGCGCGGCCGGCCGTTCAGCGGGGCCTGATCGCATGCCGTGCGCCGGTGGCGGAACAGGCGCACTGA
- a CDS encoding transketolase-like TK C-terminal-containing protein encodes MQTARSGPPVRTPDTRRAAAACLERLVTRRLAPRGRAVSPLGAMRAAADCLEHDAATSERVWIVRADDPASAAGDNAHRRISAWPLRFLAAGQRFERPLLYLLQARATDRLRLASAETVARGIFVNDAETTLSSWPKGVTPDVPHWLAANPACTPYDPASGHEAIAILRHALHALYVDGQPGFFYLASHDDCMPDTKPLSATAARDAFRGMVRAGRRSAAGAVAQIRLCGAGSTLAHVMEAADLLHDEWRVDSTIWSCPSYTQLARDGREADRWNLLHPHAEPRIAHVRACLGEGNAPVLAVTGYARHIAAQIGAFVPARFAALGADSAGAGGARAPNPRWIVAVALRLLADAGRVPADRAAQAIHRYGLA; translated from the coding sequence ATGCAGACTGCGCGATCCGGTCCGCCCGTGCGGACGCCCGACACCCGCCGCGCCGCGGCGGCCTGCCTCGAACGACTGGTGACGCGGCGGCTCGCGCCGCGCGGCCGAGCGGTGTCACCGCTCGGCGCGATGCGTGCAGCCGCCGATTGCCTCGAACACGATGCGGCGACGTCGGAACGCGTATGGATCGTCCGCGCCGATGACCCCGCATCGGCGGCGGGCGACAACGCGCATCGTCGCATCAGCGCGTGGCCGCTGCGCTTTCTCGCGGCGGGCCAGCGTTTCGAGCGGCCTTTGCTGTATCTGCTGCAGGCGCGCGCGACCGACCGCCTGCGGCTGGCGTCAGCCGAGACCGTCGCGCGCGGGATCTTCGTGAACGACGCCGAAACGACCTTGTCGTCATGGCCCAAGGGCGTGACGCCCGACGTCCCGCACTGGCTGGCCGCGAACCCGGCGTGTACGCCGTACGACCCGGCTTCGGGCCACGAGGCGATCGCGATCCTGCGCCACGCGCTGCACGCGCTCTATGTCGACGGCCAGCCGGGATTCTTCTACCTCGCGAGCCACGACGACTGCATGCCCGACACGAAACCGCTGTCGGCCACCGCGGCCCGGGATGCGTTCAGGGGTATGGTGCGGGCCGGCCGGCGCTCGGCGGCCGGCGCGGTCGCGCAGATTCGGCTGTGCGGCGCGGGCAGCACACTCGCGCACGTGATGGAAGCAGCCGACCTGCTGCACGACGAATGGCGTGTCGATTCGACGATCTGGAGCTGCCCGAGCTATACGCAACTCGCGCGCGACGGCCGCGAGGCCGATCGCTGGAACCTGCTGCATCCGCATGCCGAACCGCGCATCGCGCACGTCCGTGCGTGTCTCGGTGAAGGCAATGCGCCGGTGCTCGCGGTGACGGGCTATGCGCGGCACATCGCCGCGCAGATCGGTGCGTTCGTCCCTGCCCGCTTCGCGGCGCTCGGCGCGGATTCGGCCGGCGCTGGCGGCGCACGCGCGCCGAATCCGCGATGGATCGTGGCGGTCGCGCTGCGCCTGCTCGCCGACGCCGGCCGTGTACCGGCCGACCGTGCCGCGCAGGCCATACACCGGTATGGGCTCGCCTGA
- a CDS encoding MarR family winged helix-turn-helix transcriptional regulator, giving the protein MSAPEPDLWFSFVRAHRTMIREIERRLAEAGLPAYAWYDALWGLESGPDGTRRMHELADVLAIERYNLTRLVDRLEQEELVTRARSADDGRAAFARITDKGRTLRKKMWKVYQSTVAELFLDQFGAKEQAAMAAALDRATAAAREASTDAK; this is encoded by the coding sequence ATGAGCGCACCCGAACCCGATCTGTGGTTCTCGTTCGTCCGCGCGCACCGGACGATGATTCGCGAGATCGAACGCCGTCTCGCGGAGGCCGGCCTGCCCGCCTATGCGTGGTACGACGCGTTGTGGGGGCTCGAAAGCGGGCCGGACGGCACGCGTCGCATGCACGAACTCGCCGATGTGCTGGCGATCGAGCGCTACAACCTCACGCGGCTCGTCGACCGGCTCGAACAGGAGGAGCTCGTCACGCGCGCGCGCTCGGCGGACGATGGCCGCGCCGCGTTCGCGCGTATCACCGACAAGGGGCGGACGCTGCGCAAGAAGATGTGGAAGGTGTACCAGTCGACGGTCGCGGAGCTTTTTCTCGACCAGTTCGGCGCGAAGGAGCAGGCGGCGATGGCCGCCGCGCTCGATCGCGCGACGGCCGCCGCGCGCGAGGCATCGACGGACGCGAAGTAG
- the aceE gene encoding pyruvate dehydrogenase (acetyl-transferring), homodimeric type, giving the protein MTAPLALPDIDPQETREWIDALESVIALEGRPRAHYLLDQLADLDAARHGDLHGRVTTAYVNTVPRERQPAYPGDLALERRLNAMIRWNAMVMVLRAGRHSNVGGHIATYQSAAVLYDVGFDHFFRGRTDAFDGDMVYIQGHSAPGIYGRAYLEGRITDAQLDNFRRETGREAGRDGLSSYPHPRLMPDFWQFPTVSMGLGPLTAAYQARFMRYLEYRGLKAHQGRKVWAFLGDGEMDQPESLAAISLAGRERLDNLIFVVNCNLQRLDGPVRGNGKVIQELEGTFRAAGWNVVKVIWGGGWDRLLERDTTGLLRQRMMECVDGDYQTFKSQSGAYVREHFFGKYPELLELVADLSDDDIWKLARGGHDPEKVHAAYAQAMRADGRPTVVLAKTVKGFGMGEAGEGQNVNHQLKKMSADAVRAFRDRFALPVSDAQLDELPYLKPEPGSAEARYFAERRAALGGHVPARFSRVEPLPVPPLAAFDGQLRSSGERGLSTTMAFVRILTTLLKDPDLGKLVVPIVPDESRTFGMEGLFRQIGIHSHLGQLYTPQDAGQLSYYKEAKDGQILQEGINESGAIASWIAAGTAYSNHGLPAIPFYIFYSMFGLQRVGDLAWAAGDARTRGFLLGATSGRTTLMGEGLQHNDGHSHVLSSVIPNCVSYDPTYAYELAVIVRDGLRRMFAEQEDIYYYITLLNENYPHPALPDGAEAGILKGLYLLRDSAVRTDAPHVQLMGSGAILREVLAASDLLAQDFGVSSDVWSATSLTELRRDGLAAERWNLLHPDASPRVPYVQQCLDGRTGPVVVATDYMKIVGDQIRAFVDGRRFVSLGADGFGRSDTREALRTFFEVDRHFIVIAALKALADEGAMPRARVGEAIRRYGIDIGKIDPATV; this is encoded by the coding sequence ATGACCGCACCTCTCGCGCTACCCGACATCGACCCGCAGGAAACCCGCGAATGGATCGATGCGCTCGAATCCGTGATCGCCCTCGAAGGCCGCCCGCGCGCGCACTACCTGCTCGACCAGCTCGCCGATCTCGACGCGGCCCGCCACGGCGACCTGCACGGCCGCGTGACGACCGCCTACGTGAACACCGTGCCGCGCGAGCGGCAGCCGGCCTACCCGGGCGATCTCGCGCTCGAGCGGCGCCTGAACGCGATGATCCGCTGGAACGCGATGGTGATGGTGCTGCGCGCCGGCCGGCATTCGAACGTCGGCGGCCACATCGCGACCTACCAGTCGGCCGCCGTACTGTACGACGTCGGCTTCGATCATTTCTTCCGCGGCCGCACCGATGCTTTCGACGGCGACATGGTCTACATCCAGGGGCATTCGGCGCCCGGCATCTACGGCCGTGCGTATCTGGAAGGCCGCATCACGGACGCGCAGCTCGACAACTTCCGCCGCGAGACCGGCCGTGAAGCGGGACGTGACGGGCTGTCGTCGTATCCGCATCCGCGCCTGATGCCGGATTTCTGGCAATTCCCCACCGTGTCGATGGGGCTCGGGCCGCTCACGGCCGCCTATCAGGCGCGCTTCATGCGCTACCTCGAATATCGCGGACTGAAAGCGCATCAGGGCCGCAAGGTCTGGGCGTTTCTCGGCGACGGCGAAATGGACCAGCCCGAATCGCTCGCCGCGATCTCGCTCGCCGGGCGCGAGCGGCTCGACAACCTGATCTTCGTCGTCAACTGCAACCTGCAACGTCTCGACGGCCCCGTGCGCGGCAACGGCAAGGTGATCCAGGAACTGGAAGGCACGTTCCGCGCGGCGGGCTGGAACGTCGTCAAGGTGATCTGGGGCGGCGGCTGGGATCGCCTGCTCGAACGCGACACGACCGGCCTGCTGCGCCAGCGCATGATGGAATGCGTCGACGGCGACTACCAGACCTTCAAGTCGCAGAGCGGCGCATACGTGCGTGAGCATTTCTTCGGCAAGTATCCGGAATTGCTTGAACTCGTCGCCGATCTTTCCGACGACGACATCTGGAAACTGGCGCGCGGCGGCCACGATCCGGAAAAGGTCCATGCGGCCTACGCGCAGGCGATGCGCGCGGACGGACGGCCGACCGTCGTGCTCGCGAAAACGGTCAAGGGCTTCGGGATGGGCGAAGCCGGCGAAGGCCAGAACGTGAACCACCAGTTGAAGAAGATGAGCGCGGACGCCGTGCGCGCGTTCCGCGACCGCTTCGCGCTGCCGGTCAGCGACGCGCAGCTCGACGAACTGCCCTATCTGAAGCCCGAGCCGGGCAGCGCCGAAGCGCGTTACTTCGCCGAGCGCCGCGCGGCGCTCGGCGGCCACGTGCCGGCCCGCTTCAGCCGCGTCGAGCCGCTGCCGGTGCCGCCGCTCGCCGCATTCGACGGCCAGCTCAGGAGCAGCGGTGAACGCGGGCTGTCGACGACGATGGCGTTCGTGCGCATCCTCACCACGCTGCTGAAGGACCCGGACCTCGGCAAGCTCGTCGTGCCGATCGTGCCGGACGAATCGCGTACGTTCGGGATGGAAGGCCTGTTCCGCCAGATCGGCATCCATTCGCATCTCGGCCAGCTCTATACGCCGCAGGATGCCGGCCAGCTCAGCTACTACAAGGAAGCGAAGGACGGCCAGATCCTGCAGGAAGGGATCAACGAATCGGGCGCGATCGCATCGTGGATCGCGGCCGGCACCGCATACAGCAACCACGGCCTGCCGGCGATTCCGTTCTACATCTTCTATTCGATGTTCGGGCTGCAGCGTGTCGGCGATCTCGCGTGGGCGGCCGGCGACGCGCGCACGCGCGGTTTCCTGCTCGGCGCGACGTCGGGCCGCACGACGCTGATGGGTGAAGGGTTGCAGCACAACGACGGACACAGCCACGTGTTGTCGTCGGTGATCCCGAACTGCGTGTCGTACGACCCGACCTATGCGTACGAGCTCGCGGTGATCGTGCGCGACGGCCTGCGGCGGATGTTCGCGGAACAGGAGGACATCTACTACTACATCACGTTGCTCAACGAGAACTACCCGCACCCGGCGCTGCCCGACGGCGCGGAAGCCGGCATTCTCAAGGGTCTCTATCTGCTGCGCGACAGCGCGGTGCGCACCGATGCGCCGCACGTGCAACTGATGGGCAGCGGCGCGATCCTGCGCGAAGTGCTCGCCGCGAGCGACCTGCTCGCGCAGGACTTCGGCGTGTCGAGCGACGTGTGGAGCGCGACGAGCCTGACCGAGCTGCGCCGCGACGGGCTCGCCGCGGAACGCTGGAACCTGCTGCATCCGGACGCGTCGCCGCGCGTGCCGTATGTGCAGCAATGCCTCGACGGGCGTACGGGGCCGGTGGTCGTCGCGACCGATTACATGAAGATCGTCGGCGACCAGATCCGCGCGTTCGTCGACGGCCGGCGCTTCGTGTCGCTCGGCGCCGACGGCTTCGGCCGCTCGGATACACGCGAAGCGCTGCGCACGTTCTTCGAGGTCGACCGGCACTTCATCGTGATCGCCGCGCTGAAGGCGCTCGCCGATGAAGGCGCGATGCCTCGCGCGCGGGTCGGCGAAGCCATCCGGCGTTACGGCATCGACATCGGCAAGATCGATCCGGCGACGGTGTAG